In Vicia villosa cultivar HV-30 ecotype Madison, WI unplaced genomic scaffold, Vvil1.0 ctg.000637F_1_1, whole genome shotgun sequence, one genomic interval encodes:
- the LOC131630040 gene encoding uncharacterized protein LOC131630040 → MDHQHTLQLNGSGAPSYMCSGCKEIGFGSSYICAKSSCNYIVHKECAEPVKHAVHPFFKDSKFEFCEKAEEGAFCDACGKDLLGFFYSSKKQGFLSLFSRTGYSLHPCCLNLEKNISDKMTLSHQVPSDCTKCKQRHVAKNNFEGWSYVVDSDGKTCVHVSCFNDMILENLNNNKSKGRMRSFMKFTGKLVVNVLIDIALGDITNSISIITEALVSGFCE, encoded by the coding sequence ATGGATCATCAACACACATTACAACTAAATGGTTCAGGAGCACCTTCATACATGTGCAGTGGTTGTAAAGAGATAGGTTTTGGATCAAGTTACATCTGTGCAAAAAGCAGTTGCAATTACATCGTCCACAAAGAATGTGCAGAACCTGTTAAGCATGCAGTTCATCCATTTTTCAAAGATTCTAAATTTGAATTCTGTGAGAAAGCAGAAGAGGGTGCATTCTGTGATGCCTGTGGAAaagatttattaggttttttctaCTCTTCCAAAAAACAAGGCTTTCTCTCCCTTTTTTCCAGAACAGGATATTCTCTACatccttgttgtttgaatctgGAAAAAAACATTTCAGATAAAATGACTTTGTCGCATCAAGTTCCATCAGACTGTACCAAGTGTAAGCAAAGGCATGTTGCGAAGAATAATTTTGAAGGTTGGTCATATGTAGTTGACTCTGATGGAAAGACTTGTGTTCATGTGTCGTGTTTCAACGATATGATTCTTGAGAATTTGAATAATAATAAGTCAAAAGGGAGAATGCGTTCTTTCATGAAATTTACTGGCAAGTTGGTGGTGAACGTGCTGATCGACATAGCTTTAGGGGATATTACCAATTCTATCTCTATCATTACCGAAGCTCTTGTTTCTGGTTTTTGTGAATGA